The Cystobacter fuscus DSM 2262 genome window below encodes:
- a CDS encoding serine/threonine protein kinase → MSTNPGAERLFPDALPPGTQVGRWRVVEQLGVGGQGAVYRVEDIDRPGDFYALKLALYARDGRAEREVALMMTRAAHPHVVRFHGCARWPHPRKGWLGFVMDWVPGLALDVWAEKDGTTFRQLATVGATMARTLGELHDRGVLHRDLKPEHILIRESDGQPVLLDFGVAWYEGAAPLTTGPLPPATLFQLSPEAVSFLWRSSERPGTHYAFQSTDDLYALGICLYRATTGHYPFSEWLPLDMLQLAIVHVQPLAPVLVNPRVPRALSDVIVRLLAKNPAERYPSGAALDAALVAALSNEDAAWDASIFEWEEVPPTQEGGTPERHLLRPPRPKPSWTAPPPAPVQVERQSHGFRSLVLATAVLLLLLPMARVPPVAPGVHAPDEEWVTDVRVDPEPSRYEQAPLPARNQKLAPCTEGLEVELSGACWLSLRQRPPECPRQTVTYKGQCLLPVPKSRPVPTSVDGGTPDAK, encoded by the coding sequence GTGTCCACGAACCCTGGTGCGGAGAGGCTGTTCCCGGACGCATTACCACCGGGGACGCAGGTGGGCCGCTGGCGCGTGGTGGAGCAGTTGGGCGTGGGTGGCCAGGGCGCCGTCTACCGCGTGGAGGACATCGACCGCCCCGGTGACTTCTACGCGCTCAAGCTCGCGTTGTATGCCCGCGACGGGCGGGCCGAGCGCGAGGTGGCTCTGATGATGACCCGGGCGGCGCATCCCCATGTGGTGCGGTTTCATGGCTGTGCCCGCTGGCCTCACCCCCGGAAGGGCTGGCTGGGCTTCGTCATGGATTGGGTGCCTGGCCTTGCCCTGGACGTGTGGGCGGAGAAGGACGGCACCACCTTCCGGCAACTCGCCACCGTGGGCGCCACGATGGCTCGCACCCTGGGCGAACTGCATGACCGAGGGGTTCTGCACCGTGACCTCAAGCCCGAGCACATCCTCATTCGGGAGTCGGATGGGCAACCCGTGCTGCTCGACTTCGGCGTGGCCTGGTACGAGGGGGCGGCTCCCCTCACCACTGGCCCCCTGCCTCCGGCGACCCTGTTTCAGCTCAGCCCCGAGGCGGTGAGCTTCCTGTGGCGCAGTTCCGAGCGTCCTGGAACTCACTATGCCTTTCAATCCACGGATGATCTGTATGCCCTGGGCATCTGTCTTTACCGAGCCACCACCGGTCATTACCCCTTCTCCGAGTGGTTGCCGTTGGACATGTTGCAGTTGGCCATCGTTCACGTGCAGCCGTTGGCGCCCGTGCTCGTCAATCCTCGGGTTCCTCGGGCGCTGAGTGATGTGATTGTGCGGCTGTTGGCGAAAAACCCAGCGGAGCGCTATCCGAGTGGCGCGGCGCTCGACGCGGCGTTGGTCGCGGCGCTCTCCAATGAGGATGCGGCGTGGGACGCGAGCATCTTCGAGTGGGAAGAGGTGCCGCCAACTCAGGAGGGGGGCACCCCGGAGCGCCACCTCCTCCGGCCCCCGAGACCCAAGCCCTCCTGGACTGCGCCGCCGCCCGCTCCCGTGCAGGTGGAGCGACAGAGCCACGGGTTCAGGAGTCTCGTGCTCGCCACGGCGGTGCTGCTGCTCCTGCTGCCCATGGCGCGCGTTCCGCCAGTCGCGCCGGGTGTCCATGCGCCAGACGAGGAGTGGGTCACGGATGTGCGGGTCGACCCGGAACCGTCTCGATATGAGCAGGCTCCCCTACCAGCGAGAAATCAGAAGCTGGCCCCCTGTACGGAAGGACTTGAAGTGGAACTGTCCGGCGCGTGCTGGCTTTCACTTAGGCAACGGCCTCCAGAATGCCCACGGCAGACCGTCACGTACAAAGGCCAATGTCTCTTGCCAGTGCCAAAATCCCGTCCTGTTCCGACGAGCGTGGATGGCGGGACTCCCGATGCGAAATGA
- the mak gene encoding fructokinase, with amino-acid sequence MRIGIDLGGTKIEALALADDGRELGRHRVPTPRDDYEGILQTIAGLCARLEQQTGQRGSVGVGIPGTLSSRTGRVKNANSVWLNGRPLDQDLARVLGRPVRLANDANCLAVSEASDGAASGQAVVFAAILGTGTGAGVALGGRPHEGRNGVGGEWGHNPLPWATPEETPGPECYCGKRGCLETWVSGTGLENDFARLTGTRLRGPDIAARAEAGEPAALTTLERYADRLARGLAHVIDILDPDVIVLGGGMSNVAALYRLVPEQLPRWVFGGEVDTPLRPALHGDSSGVRGAAWLWRPGEAAGS; translated from the coding sequence GTGCGCATTGGCATCGACCTCGGCGGAACCAAGATCGAGGCCCTCGCCCTCGCCGATGACGGGCGCGAGCTGGGGCGCCACCGGGTGCCCACGCCGCGTGACGATTACGAGGGAATCCTCCAGACCATCGCCGGGCTGTGCGCGCGCCTGGAGCAGCAGACGGGCCAGCGCGGCAGCGTGGGCGTGGGCATTCCGGGCACCCTCTCCTCGCGAACGGGGCGGGTGAAGAACGCCAACTCGGTGTGGTTGAACGGGCGTCCCCTGGACCAGGATCTCGCCCGGGTGCTGGGCCGTCCCGTCCGGCTGGCCAATGACGCCAACTGTCTGGCGGTGTCCGAGGCGAGCGATGGGGCCGCTTCCGGTCAGGCGGTGGTGTTCGCCGCCATCCTGGGCACGGGGACGGGGGCGGGCGTGGCACTCGGCGGGCGCCCGCACGAGGGCCGCAACGGCGTGGGGGGCGAGTGGGGCCACAACCCGCTGCCCTGGGCGACGCCGGAGGAGACTCCCGGCCCGGAGTGCTACTGCGGCAAGCGGGGCTGCCTCGAGACGTGGGTGTCCGGCACGGGCCTCGAGAATGACTTCGCGCGGCTCACGGGGACCCGCCTCCGGGGGCCGGACATCGCCGCGCGCGCCGAGGCCGGTGAGCCCGCCGCGCTCACCACGCTCGAGCGCTACGCGGACCGGCTGGCGCGCGGCCTCGCCCACGTCATCGACATCCTGGACCCGGACGTCATCGTGCTCGGCGGAGGCATGTCCAATGTCGCCGCCCTGTACCGGCTGGTGCCAGAGCAGTTGCCTCGCTGGGTTTTTGGGGGAGAGGTCGACACGCCCCTGCGCCCCGCGTTGCACGGCGACTCGAGTGGCGTGCGCGGCGCCGCCTGGCTGTGGCGGCCCGGTGAGGCGGCTGGCTCGTAG